A genomic window from Candidatus Binatia bacterium includes:
- a CDS encoding VOC family protein — protein MLPIPIRGLDHIVLRTDRLEELLVFYRDGLGCAVEKIQKEIGLYQLRAGSALIDIVDGKIWKTEAGPGESLYDHFCLQIASSDAGGLVAELDRRGIPHGDPADRYGATGPGISVYANDPDGRTVEFKLVGPNPR, from the coding sequence ATGTTGCCGATACCCATTCGCGGGCTGGACCACATCGTTCTGCGCACCGACCGACTCGAAGAGCTTCTCGTGTTCTACCGAGACGGGCTCGGGTGTGCCGTGGAAAAGATCCAGAAGGAAATCGGGCTCTACCAGTTGCGGGCCGGGTCGGCGCTCATCGACATCGTCGACGGCAAAATCTGGAAAACCGAGGCGGGCCCGGGCGAGAGCCTCTACGATCACTTCTGCCTGCAGATCGCGTCGAGCGATGCAGGCGGGCTCGTGGCAGAGCTGGACCGACGCGGGATCCCGCACGGAGACCCGGCCGACCGCTACGGCGCGACGGGACCCGGAATCTCCGTCTACGCCAACGACCCCGACGGCCGAACCGTGGAATTCAAGCTCGTCGGCCCGAACCCCCGCTAG
- a CDS encoding alpha/beta fold hydrolase has protein sequence MPKAHANGIEVQYETFGDRGAEPLLILRGLSTQLIHWDPDFCRGLADRGHFVVIFDNRDVGETTWFDEAGVPDLGALIAGEEIELAYRLDDMADDTVGLMDALEIQTAHIAGISMGGMIVQTAAVRHPSRVRSLTSVMSSTGGPELPPPSPEAMHALIAPAPEEREAYVAHTVQTQRVIGSPGFPFDAAREADVAGRAFDRAFHPAGAARQLAAVQAQGDRREKLRALDVPTLVIHGSGDPLIPLAHGQDTASVIPGAELRVIEGMGHDIPRGAHGELIGAIGSLTARVDGR, from the coding sequence ATGCCGAAGGCGCACGCAAATGGGATCGAGGTCCAATACGAGACGTTCGGAGATCGTGGCGCAGAGCCGCTTCTGATCCTCCGGGGGCTGTCGACTCAGCTCATCCACTGGGACCCCGACTTCTGCCGCGGTCTCGCGGACCGTGGGCACTTCGTAGTGATCTTCGACAATCGGGACGTCGGCGAGACGACCTGGTTCGATGAGGCCGGCGTCCCGGATCTCGGTGCGCTGATCGCGGGGGAGGAGATCGAACTCGCGTATCGCCTGGATGACATGGCCGACGACACAGTGGGCCTGATGGACGCCCTCGAGATCCAGACGGCCCACATCGCGGGAATCTCGATGGGTGGCATGATCGTTCAGACCGCCGCGGTGCGACACCCGTCGCGCGTCCGGAGCCTGACCTCGGTCATGTCGAGCACCGGCGGACCAGAGTTGCCGCCACCGTCGCCCGAGGCCATGCACGCGCTGATCGCGCCGGCGCCTGAAGAACGCGAGGCTTACGTGGCACACACGGTGCAGACCCAGCGGGTGATCGGAAGTCCGGGCTTCCCGTTTGACGCGGCGAGAGAGGCCGACGTCGCGGGCCGGGCGTTCGATCGTGCTTTCCATCCGGCGGGGGCCGCCCGGCAGCTCGCCGCGGTGCAGGCGCAAGGAGACCGGCGCGAGAAGCTCCGCGCGCTCGATGTTCCGACGCTGGTGATCCACGGATCCGGCGATCCTCTGATCCCTCTCGCCCACGGTCAGGACACCGCCTCCGTGATCCCGGGGGCCGAGCTTCGGGTGATCGAAGGGATGGGGCACGATATTCCCCGCGGGGCCCACGGCGAACTCATCGGTGCGATCGGTTCGCTCACCGCGCGGGTGGACGGCAGGTGA
- a CDS encoding LLM class F420-dependent oxidoreductase gives MKLGLFLPMIGEAEKLRDLLITGATTAEKVGFHSLWFPEHVVLVDEARSRYPYSADGSLGLGVQAGMLEPFAAIATAAAVTERIRLGTGICLVPQRSPIYTAKQVADCDVLSGGRIDFGVGIGWLREEFDALGADFDERAHLCREYLAAMNSLWTDEVSQHQGNLLVIPPVRMYPKPIQKPHPPIIFGGESMNALRRVADLGQGWFGFHLDPKEAAERVHVLNGVLSQRGRRPDSIEVSVSPYLKPNRDAESLEAYAAAGVDQVILMAFASEVDALRDEIEQLAGNLMDTATRLQTTPRPHH, from the coding sequence ATGAAGCTCGGATTGTTCCTGCCGATGATCGGGGAGGCTGAAAAGCTCCGGGATTTGCTGATCACCGGCGCGACCACGGCAGAAAAGGTCGGCTTTCATTCCTTGTGGTTCCCCGAGCACGTCGTTCTCGTGGACGAGGCGCGCTCGAGGTACCCCTACTCGGCCGATGGATCCCTCGGTCTCGGCGTACAAGCCGGGATGCTCGAGCCGTTCGCCGCGATTGCCACCGCGGCGGCGGTGACAGAGCGAATCCGGCTCGGAACGGGCATCTGCCTAGTCCCGCAGAGGTCGCCGATCTACACCGCAAAGCAAGTCGCGGACTGCGATGTGTTGTCCGGTGGGCGGATCGATTTCGGTGTCGGAATTGGCTGGCTCCGGGAGGAGTTCGATGCCCTTGGCGCCGACTTCGACGAGCGGGCCCACCTTTGCCGCGAGTATCTCGCCGCCATGAACTCGCTGTGGACCGACGAGGTGTCGCAGCATCAGGGCAATCTGCTCGTCATTCCGCCCGTGCGGATGTATCCGAAGCCGATCCAGAAGCCGCATCCGCCGATCATCTTCGGGGGCGAGAGCATGAACGCGCTGCGACGTGTCGCGGATCTCGGCCAGGGCTGGTTCGGGTTCCACCTGGACCCGAAGGAGGCGGCGGAGCGTGTCCACGTTCTGAACGGCGTTCTCTCACAGCGCGGTAGACGGCCCGATTCGATCGAAGTGAGCGTCTCGCCGTACCTGAAGCCGAACCGGGACGCGGAGTCGCTCGAGGCGTACGCCGCCGCGGGCGTCGACCAGGTGATCCTCATGGCCTTCGCTTCGGAGGTCGATGCGCTGCGCGACGAGATCGAGCAACTCGCGGGGAACCTGATGGACACCGCGACTCGCCTGCAGACGACGCCCCGTCCGCACCACTAG